The Coffea arabica cultivar ET-39 chromosome 2c, Coffea Arabica ET-39 HiFi, whole genome shotgun sequence genome includes the window ACATTGTTGAGTTTCGCAAAAGCATGAGGCAACATTGGATGAGTGGAGAGAGTACAAAAGGGGAAACTTCCCCAGTTGACATTGACTCACAGGGCAACATCAATAGATATGTGGATGGATTCAAGACATTCCTGTCTGAAGCAACTGACTTCTATAGCAATTTGACCAAGGCTTTCAGAGAAGTTTGTGGTCTGCCAGGGGAGGTGTTCCTGTATAACAAAGGAGACAGTTCATTTTCTACTGAACAAATGAAATTGAGCAAGTGTCACTTTGCATGCCACCGCTTTCTAATATGTCTTGGGGATCTTGCTAGATATGGCGAGCTTTGTAAGAAACAGGATGCTTCTAAATGGTCGGTTGCGTTTACTTACTACTTAGAAGCAAGCAGGATATGGCCAGCTAGCGGGAATCCCCATAATCAAGTAGGTTTCTTCATATTACTTAATGATGAACACAGGCTTTGCTTAGTTCTAGAATGTTAGAAAAGCTTTGTATCTGTCATTTTTGCTCTTACACTATTTTCAGTTCCAAATTCTCTATTAGTGTTGGGGACAAGCCTGAATTGGCGAACAAAAGTCACTTTTGAAACCATCCTGCGGACCTTGTTTCATTTCTAGATTGATTCTTTGGCAACAGTTGGAGCAATTGTTTAATCCTGATTTTTAAGAAGTTTCTACATTCAAATTCATTTGCTAAACTTATTCTACTGTATATTTCCTCGATCTTAAAATTTGTGTTTCTTTGCAGCTGGCACTGTTAGCAACTTATGTTGGCGATGCTTTCCTGGCATTGTACCACTGCACGAGAAGTTTAGCTGTTAAAGAACCTTTCCCTGATGCATGGAATAACCTTATGCTACTCTTTGAAGAGGTAAgagttcttttttttatttttatttttcatcctTGCCTTTTTACCAAAACTATGTAACAAAAGAGGAAGGAGGGAGGTAAACTCAGTAATTTTACTTGTAGTTTTTAGAATTCTTtgctttatttttaaatttgatttttgaagTTAAGTAGTTAGGAatctattgtttcttctgattTTGCAGAACGGGTCATCCCATCTGTCTTCGCTTTCCAGTGAGACACACATCGATTTGTTAAAGCCATTTGAAAAAGTCTCCTTGCAGGCCGCACCACAGTCTCTCACTGGATCTTCAAACAAGAGTAACTTGGAAACTAACAACATCTTTTCTACTGCAAAAACTGAACTCTGGCCCCTCTTTGTGAGATTGATAAGTTTTTTCCTTGGGAGATCCAGGTAATTAGAGCAACACAATATTCTCTTGATCTGACTTATATTCTGGCTAACCCATCAGAAGACAACAAACAGGATTAGTCCCTGCTGATTTTGTGACTATTTTCATTTCTGTTATTAGTTATGGTGCTTGTGAAGATAAAAAAATCATGTTGTTATTTGCTATTACTTGTGTGGCGGACCATTAGTTAGTCAAGCTTGCAAGAACGCGTTTTAACTGGGTCACTCCGTAGCAAACTCGGCAAGTTTAGTAGGTGTAGCCTAAGGCATGGTATATCTTTCTTGAATTTATTTGGAATATCATCCTACAAACTGGTCGAGATCATCACCTTAATTCTCTCAGTTCCCTGTTTGGGAACAACAGGGAAATTCCCTTTTTGCGAACTACAGGGTGGATGTCAGAGAAATAGTGAATTTTTGCTGATTGAAGAGGAACTGATATTGTAGTTGACTGATTTAAACACCAAAACTCCACTATGGCCTGTGGAGTAGTAAGAAAAGCATTTGGTGCATCTGATTTAGTTGAGAGTGAGACCATGAGAGGTTATTTAGTTGGCGATTTATGTCCTCCATAAATTTATGAGAAGAGGCTACGATAAAGTGAACTTAGAACTAGAGGCTGATGAAGATTTTTCTACATCTCAGCTTTTAATTGCGAATTATACTGGTTACTGGACCATTCCTGCAACATCATTATAGTACTTGCTTGTGTTGAACGCAGCGATTAATAGAGTTAATAGGTAGTTCAATAGATGATGACACACATCAATCATTTACCAATTTTGTTAAAGCCccttggttgtatggtgacaaTTCTCTTATCTTCTGGCTTATGGATCCTTGAGCATTTTGAGAATTATGACACTGGCAtgcaattttgttattttacaATGACAtgtaatgcttatatatgccaGAAAGAAGATGTGACTGGCTTATAAGGGCTTGTGTTATGTGCTTTTTACATCTTAATTAAGCATTTTGGGTCATGATTTTGGGTTCTAAAAGTTAACGAGCTAGTGCACATCTAGGTTGTTACAGGTCCTGAACTTCAAGATGGATGTGAAGCGCAATAAGTATATGCACAATATAGAGAAAATTTGTCCTGGTTTTAAGCCCTTATCTATTTTGAAAGTCCTTTCACATGCTTCTACCTTGTAAGTTACCCTCCTTCCCGACAGAGCAGAGGGAACtaaaagaaaattgagaaatatCTAAAATTCTTTTGGGGCTtattttgtttgctttatgtGAAGACACTGTGATTTGGGAGTGTTCCTATGCTTATAATGTCAATACAGCTTGAAAGCTGTACTATTGTTGCAGAAGATGTTTTACCTACtttctgcattttttcttttggaaatgcaAACTTTATTAATGGTTTTACACTAGAGTGCTCCAGTTGCACTCTAGGTACTCGAATACTTGGGGCCTTTTGATACAAATCATTAAAAGACTCTATGGTGCTATCTAATTCTTGTGGATGGTGGTTGTGGTGTTTTTAatgtttcatttttatttggtTCGATCACAATTTTCTGTACAGCCTCAATAAATCACGTACCAATGTATTCAACTTATTCTTGGAAATATGATACTAAGAACCAGGAAGATTGGTAAAGATGCATAAATTAAAATTGCATGTCTAGGTGATACTCTTGTACATTGAGACCaagttattttctttttccctgtCCTCTTCTCTGGCAATTCATGCATATAAGTTTGCATGTTTCTGTCTGGCTTCTTTCTTCTGGAAGGCTGCTATGTTATGTGAATGTCTAATTGATTCTGAAGTTAACCATGATGTTTTCCTTGTCATGCAGTTTGGAGGAATTCGAAAGCACTCTTTCTTCCAGTGTCGAACATTTGGAATCTTTGGTACTTTTAGATGATGAGCAACTAAAAGCTGCTTTGGAGTCATATAAGCTGATGGATTCATCCAGAAAAGGCCCTTATCGTGCACTTCAACTTGTTTCAATATTCATCTTCATCTTACATAACCTTACAGAAAGCCCTCAGAATGAGAAGCTGAATGAAAATGACAAGCAGCAGAAATCTGGGCTGACCCAATTGGCTCTAATTGCTACATATATTTGTATTGCTCGCCTTCTTGAGAGATGTCTAAAGTGCAATCAACTGGAGAAGTGTCTGCTTTTGCCTGCTGTGCTGGTCTTTGTTGAATGGCTGGTTGGAGCACTTGATGAAGTAGAAAAATATGCTGCCGATGACAAAGTTATGAGTGCCATGTCCTACTTTTTTAGTGCTCTTGCTGATCTTCTCAACCGATTTAATATAGGAGAGGGTGAAACTGCTTGCGATAAATCTGCTCTTTGGGAAGATCATGAATTGAGGGGTTTTGAGCCAATGGCCAATGCACATGCCTCTCTGGATTTTACGAGTACTCACTGGGAATGGATGGCGACTTTGGATTCAAAACGTTCGCATCGGATCTTTCATGCAGGAATGAGGATTGTGAACAGATCTGCTAATAATAAACAGTGGATTTTTTGTGACAAAAAAGGATTGAAATTCTTTACCTTTGGGTCAATGGAACTTTTAGGCCAAGGAAAAACAGTAGGGGTATCTAATTTAAATGTTAAAGTCAAGGAGGTGGATGAACAGATTAGTAGAAATGTAGAAGTACATGAACAAGATTCTCTTGGGGAAACTCAACCTCAACGTTGTCAAAAGAGTGTACCTGTTTCCACTGAAGAGGAAGAAGTCATTCTCTTCAACCCTATTACACGACATAACTCAGCACCACTCTATAAATATATCACTGAAAATGACCATATGTATAGAGAAGGATTGAAGGAGCCTGCTTTATCTGCTGATGAATGCTTGCGCCGAGCAACATCAATGTTCATTGGGAAAAACCAGCCACGAAGTGATCGAGCAAGTTTTTCTCCTGATGCCACAAATGTGAAGTACAACAAACCATTGAAGGAGTCAGCAACTTACCCTGCTGGACCTCCCTCTCTTAGTGCCTGGGTGTTTGATAGGGATAAATTAGATTATGAGCCAGAGAAAGGGATCAAGAACTTCACTAAACATGAGTTGACGCCGATTCAGGAAACAGCTTTTGAATCCTTGACTGGTCTATTACATGACAGAACTAGGGACTCTGTTGCTGGTCCCGCTCATGTCTCTGCAGCCGCCCAAACTCTTTCTCCTCCTACATATGTCGCTCCGGTGCCTTCAGCTCCTTTATTGCCGGATGATGCTACTTGGTCTAGGGGTAACTTGCCAAGTTTTCCTGAGTATAAGAGTGCACTTGGTAGTAGGGAGACAGACGGCATTCTTGGTGCTCCACCTGTAAGTGGATACTCGAATGGTTCTGCACCTCATGGACCATTGGATTTTAGCCCTGTTCTTCCAGGATTAGTCCATGGATACCCTCCACTACTGGGAATGAGTTCTTCGGAATGGCTTTATCACTACAGAAACAATCACAAGCTTGATCAAACCAGTACTCTTTTCTGGCCAGTTCACATGAATGGACCAGGACCTCTATCAAGTTTCCAGACAAATGATCTCTCAAGGTTTGATCTTTTCAGTCAATGGGGAAATCCTTTGGCTTCTACTCCAACCTTCTATATGGAGAGCCCCCAGTTGCATCCAggttcttctcttgtttacagTGCAGGTGACCCACAAAAAGATAGCCTCCTTTCTTACCAAAGGGCATCTCCTTTTGTTTGTGGTGCTGTTACCGATCCAAGACCTGAGCAACAGCCACTTCTTCATTACCTCAAAGAGAAAGAATGGCAACTGCATTCTCCTCAGTTCAGAGGTTCTGCATTTATGGGAAACTGAAACCCTGATATCTTAAGCACTTCATGACTGTACATCTGTCTTTGCTTCATGCTGTGCTTTGCTTGTTAATTACTGATTGCTTCAGAGAAAGTTTCAATTGCCAAAAAGATTGATCTTAACTCACACAGGTTTATGACTATTTGTGTACAATTTACTGGAGAGTGAAGTACGAAAATTTCCTAGCAGCGTCTGTTTCATCTTTGAAGCGTTGCGAAAAAGCCAACGCATTCTCCATTTTTAAAGCTATCTGTCATGAGTAGGATACAATATCAAAATACAATGCAATATGAATCATGTGGTTCCACAGGAATGACGCTTGAAATGGAATTGGAAGATTTTGAGATTGGGCTTCCAAATAGTTTTATCTTTTGACATGACTTTACACTTTGATTTGAATTGAGATATAAGCCCTGCATCTACAATTGTAATATCTGGAATTAGAGTAGAATTCAGTGCAAAAAGTTCTTTGTTTGGATAGTCATTATGTCTTCAAATATTATTTTGCTTGCGTCACAATTACAATTTCAAATCAACTTTTTATCCTCTTAACACTCTTTTTATACTGCATacattgtattttaaaaattgttatagtaattattccaaataataactcaaataatctactatcccaaagttctctttttctttctgccTTGTATTTATTCTTCTCCACAAGCTCCAAGGCATAAGCAATTTCAATGGGTCAATGGGCACTAAAAACAtgattcaaaagtcaaaaccaCTCCCTCGATGACCAATCACCATTGCAAGACGGAAGATATCTGTACAATATACAGAGGGAAAGGAGGGAGGTTTAATGTAAACATTATTTGTCACTTTTtgaacttttatttttattcttattcttATAAGAACAACTTTTATTTTAGTTGTCTAAAGACATGTTTATGGTTAGTTATTTTGGAAACATATTTTGCTTTAATTATTTGCTTTTCACCATGATTAACCCTAAATATTATAACTATCAATATAGCAATTATTATGTGAAAGAAACTTAAGAGATTAAAGTTTGCTTTAgcaatgaaaaattcatataaaatttattcattATAAATACTATGCATTCTTTTATTACACATCAAGCATGCAAAATGCACTAATAATGATTAGTAGTGATAAGGACACGTTAGACGTGTGtgcataatttaaaaaaaaataaactttgATCTTTTAAAAGTTCAAATGTTGGTTacaattttaaaagttttttgaataaaattttaatgaaCTTGATGGTTACAATACTTGTGGGTGGTTATGGGTGAAAGTTAATTATGGTTATATTGGTTGGTAATATAATTAAGTTATTGTAAGAATAaagttgaaaataaaaaaagtgacaaaaaatgtaaaatgtTTACACCAAATTCAATGCTCTCCCATTATATATAACTGCCACAAAACTTGGGGAAGGATTGGGTTGGTGGTTCGGTGAGGGAGTATAATTGAGAGATTTTGGATTTATGCACTTCTACACACAatcttacactaaaaaaaaaaaaaaaactgccacAAAACTTGAGATTATAGTTGCAATATTTAGAACTATATCGGTATATCCTATGTGAGGAGTAAATGAGAACTAGTCTCATATTGGGGGATTATAGTTGCAATATTCTCCCTAAATGTCTTTAATCCAAGAAGTAATCTGGACAGCACAAATTACGCTGTAGAAAGAAATAGGGAAAATCGTTCAGAACATTTTTATCTAGGTTTTTGATTAGTTTTTGACTGAAATCTATCACATGTCTTGCACATAATCTTTTTTTGGGGATAAAATTGTCAAACATATTTCATATTATCTGATCTATAGTCCCTcatatttcataaaatgaattttttttcgtccctcacatttcacaaaatgaattttttcatctctcgcattttgcaaaatgaaaaatttcatCTCTCATTGATCATATGTACGAtagttttttcttatttttgaagACTCatatatatgtctatttgattccATGTGAATAGTACAAAtaacatataatatattttaattttaattttacctGAATAAGCTAATTGTAGTTGTAAATGAAattaaatacatatatattacatgctatttgtATTATTtagataaaatcaaatagatatatacatggatttaaacaaaaaaaaactattcgtacacatgatcaatgagagatgaaaaaattgaattatgcgaaatttgatttgataattttatccCTAAAACATGATCACGTGCAAGGGACGTGGTGGATTCCGACAAAAAACTAGTTAaaatagggactaaatttgatcaatgtaaatttgtaaaggatataaaattatatttttaaaagtgaggatgaaaaaaattattttacaaaatgtgagggacattttgaacgatttttccaaAGAAATATAGAAAGGAAAAGTACTAAATGGTCTCTAGAATATTTCATGACCAATTTAGACgtacaaattttaaaattttaaatcccTAGCCGCAccaattctttttttctttttggcacTAATGGCatcttaatatttttttcttcaacagattatttattaatattaatagtTTCCAATCTATATTTTGATGATTCAAACTTGCAAGTCTTTTGGTTAGAAAAGTATCTTAACAAAATTGTCCTTCGTTATCAAATATTATTATAGTATATGTTATGTTATGTATAACAAATCAATGCTCTCTGAACGAATTAAGTGacaatctatatctatataaatttgagaagggatTTTTAGCAACAAACCTCCACGCATCTTCCCActatcaatttcatttttctagcattccacatttaatttaatttataaaatatattccTCTCAATTTCCACATCTACTTTTCACATTTGAAATTGTTTGttactttttaaaatcatttcatttcaaattgttggTTAATGTGCATGTTATCCTATTTGAATTTCAACCCATCACTTTTTCCGATTGTCTTGCGTTATTTATGATTCTACAACAATTAAAACTTCTATAAGACCATAAGAAGAGATAACAAATATATCATCCTTTCATACTTTCTTATTAATTTCATCctatcaatttcatttttctagcatttcacatttaatttaatttataaaatatattccTCTCAACTTCTACATCTACTTTTCACATTTGAAATTGTTTGttactttttaaaatcatttcatttcaaattgttggTTAATGTGCATGTTATCCTATTTGAATTTCAACCCATCACTTTTCCGATTGTCTTGCGTTATTTATGATTCTACAACAATTAAAACTTCTATAAGACCATAAGAAGAGATAACAAATATAACATCCTTTCATActttcttattaatttaaataagtaagattATTTACACTCCAGTTTTGTTATTCACACTTCAATAATCATTTTGATTATataattttcattaattagattatatgataaaataaatagtggaattgcaaataataaaaaatgaagtgcaaataacattttcttAAGTAAGTAGTGGCTCCACTTATATAGgagtttggtttgaaatttattagtgagagggtaaataaaaagaaaacattgccaaacttagtaaaagtaaaaaagtaaatgataatattttatcttttagcttagtaatcctaagtaaaaggccaaaattaaataaaaaacaaaaaggaaataatgtcgtggatttaaaaaatcaagaatagtaccattcatgaaatccaaattatgaaatcactaaataaaaaaaaaagtactactaGCTTTTTAATgtggattttttttaaatattcatttttgataaaaaaaaataatgataataacaacaccaattctaccaaaatttttttaaaaagtaacaTTATAGTTTAAGAGAGAGATGTAAAACATTCAACCCTAAAATACTACTTAATTTGTATACGCCTGGCCCAAATTTGACATTAGACTTGAATAAGAGCACAAAACCCAAACACTAAAGATAACTTTTggtattattaattattttatgtattcttattgctgtcttcatatgtaaatatgtatttgctatgctaaatatatatatatatatatattgattgtaGTACTTGAGGATATTATAGATATTATCAGTTTTTCATTTCTATTTTTAGATACTAATACTTGCAACCATTGTaatcaatttttaattttatatttttattatgatAGATAAAGTTAAATATATTGGGTAGCAGGGATAAGAATCTAGATGTTAGGTATAGGGGGGGAGggagggaagaaaatggtgaggaGTTGAAAAGTGGCAGAGAATGTTGAAGAAGAAATATGGGTTACAAAGATGGGTggagaaggagagaagaagaatGGGGAATGCAGGGATATGACAGAGatgacaaaaaataataataatagaaatAGTGGTACCATGATAGAAGATATGAAAGTCATAGGAGGCATTTGATGACTAGCTGGCAGATAAGAGAAGAGGGAAATGATggtgatttttaataattttgaaaactctaaaaacacatattacggagattttttttaaaatatacattaaaatttatgaaaaatgaTAATCTAAATGCAGTCAACAATTTTAGGGGCACAAGATAgaagaaagattttttttttctaaaaatggaagaaaataaattggttataatttatttttttatattataagttTTGATACGTGGATATAACATAATATGTTTTGTCGGATAttgataaattaattttttttttagaaaactcTTCTTATCTTACCACCTAACCTAACTCTTTCCTTAAATGCGTTAATAATTCTTTTATCATGTAAATCATTatagattattttttttttcaaaatattaagcatacacttctttaaaatttttagtatatatatatatattattctataccacaatatataaatatatataatattattttgatttgaaatataattCTGTGCATAGTCAAAATACTAGTTCCAAAAActcccaaacaaaaaaaaaatctaaaaagatATCTTGCGTTATCCATTTAAGAATCCCCTAGAATTTGGAGTTAACAGGTGGGCCGGTGGGATACtggtaaagttttttttttttttttttaaaattcaaaaatggtttttttttcttttaatcttttatttcacatttacatttttttcaacTGGATAGATCAATTTTTTGACCTGAAGGACCAGCCTCTAAATAAACTATTTAGGGACCATGTAATCTAACCATAAGAGTTAAAGCATTGAACAGAAATTTAACAAAATAATTTAGAGACCATGTGGTTAATTTGacaatattcttttttttttccttccgaAACGATAGAGGAGTTAATTTGACAATATTCAAAACAGCAAAACTCCAGAGCTTGACCCTAATGATTGTTACTTTGTCCCCAATTTCTTCCGCCTCAAAAACGCGGTAACACAGAAacaaaactcttcaatcttTCATACAACCCCATCCGGCCATCCCCCAGCAGTTTAGGCTTTAGACACCCAGCATCTCCCCTCAAAATATGGATACGAAAGCTTCCCATCGGGAAGATCTATCATCAGCACAAGCAGTATTGATGGGAGCTTTAGCTCCTGGGGTCAATGTCAGTACAACGTTCCCAGTCCATCGTCTCCTTATAATTTCCCAAATCCTAAAATTCACTTCCCATTTGTCTAATTGGTTTTCTGATTTCAGGGTCCCACTTGGAATACACtaaagattgcatttttgatgCTGGGTGTAAGTCTGGTTGCTATGCTAGGCTTAGCATTCTCCTCTAGTGACTCTACATTGACCCTCCATGTTgcagtttttgtttttctggctggaacccttttctttcttttaagcAGGTAGCTTAATTGATCCTTCTACTTAAAACCCTTTATTTTCTTTCActtattcttttttccttttatttggttGTTTGTCTGGTTATTTATgcatttaaattatatatatctaATTATAAGGCATGAATTTGTACATAGTCGACAGTTGGGAGTAAGAATAGCATATGATGCGAATTTGGTGGACTTTCTATGATTACCTATCCAATGTGAACTCATCATGAAGTGGTGCAAATTTGTCGCAGAGTTGCTTATTCCTCTCGTTCAGCTGGAGATTGAATGAGTAgtgaattaataatttcttgTTGAGATacttggaaaaaaaatgttgaATGTAAACTCAATATGAAGCAAAGAAAATCTAAATCTCTCATGTTAGCCTATACTTGATGATACATGCTCTTATGCAAATTTTGCCACCAACTGCATACCTTGCTTGTATATATAAAGCTTAGGACACCTATTCtaggtttttctctcttttttatctttttctaaATACTTTTTGGCTGAGTGGTTGTGTTTCTATTGTTCAAAGTGAAACTTAGTGAGTTGTAGCTGCGGCTTGTGAAAGTATTGACGTGAAAGGTAAACCTTAGTCATGAGACCACTACCATTGAAGGTTGGCAAAGACTTATGGATATGGAACAGTACCCCTCCCTATAAGCATAGTAAAGTTTGGTGCAACTCTAAGGTTGTGGTAGCTTTGTATAATTGTGGTGGCGAGGCAATGTCATGATTTTTCTGTCCTCCCCTCTCACAAAGTGTCTTGCTGGAAAGCTCTTACAAGAGCAAGCATAAATGGTATTCCCGTAAGAGATGTGGTGCAtgtaaacatatttttatttagtCCATAGAGTAGAGGTGATGCATGATCATGTGAACATTCCAAGTGATTTTCAACATTCATAGGCTTTGGGAAAGTTAAACTGATAAAATTTTTTGGTTCGTTGCTTGACCCTAGATTGATTTAATTCATGGATTATTGTAAGTAGTCATATCCTACTAAACATTTTCGTGCCTCAATCTGGAGAAGATACAACTTAAATTCATTTTGGTACTAAACCATTCTTTGCCCAGAATATAAAGAAGACACAAGCTAAGTTCCTCTTGGGAGCACATGTTATATTACTTTAGGAAACCATAGATAATGTCTGCTGTCCTACTTGCAAGTGCATTTGGCCTTCCTGAAGATTGTTGCTTTTAGAATAAATCATGGAAGACAGATTGAACTCAAATTCTAAGCTTCTATAACTAAGGTCTTTGAGCTTAAAAATTGTGGTAATCTTTTCCATCTCATATAAAATGTATGTGTATGAATGTGCAATGGAATCATGGCGAAGAAAATTGAATTCATCTTAGGGTAATCTATGATTCTATATGAAAGGGCTGTTTTGGTTTTGACAGCTCACATGTAAAGGGTAGTGAGTGAGGAGCATTTTGGCGTGAAAAGGACAGGGCAGAAACAGTTGCTTTATAAGAATGATGGCTTTCAGACATAAACATTGGCCAGGGATCTAAAGTAAGGAATTTTTGCAAGCAACACCAACAGAATATGTTATATTGCAAATGTTTGTGGTGTCTTTTGAATGGCTTTTACTCGTGCACTGCATGTGAGAAATGATGGGCCTGAAGGAGAAATAAAGGAATATGACTGAAGTGCAAAAAGGATTAACCATTGATTGCTTTTTAGTCGGGGTTTTATTTTGATGAACAATCAAGGTTGTGATGTAACAGAAACTAAATATTAAGAGCTAAGATGAAAATAGTGCTAAACCTTGGGCCAGGTTTAATGTAATAACCCCTTTTATTTATCTGTGCTCCTCTTTGGCAAATCCTATGTGGACTTTTTTCTTATTGACTATGTTTTTCAAGTTTGGCAAACGGTGATAATAATCTTTTTTCTGGTGACTTTTATCCTTTG containing:
- the LOC113726033 gene encoding nonsense-mediated mRNA decay factor SMG7-like; its protein translation is MEHEATAMHKDQWQKQDNFLEVLNIEKQLLALIHSKGLLHKDVQELYRKVRTAYQSIILNDYDVVDLQEVEYFLWKLHYKHIVEFRKSMRQHWMSGESTKGETSPVDIDSQGNINRYVDGFKTFLSEATDFYSNLTKAFREVCGLPGEVFLYNKGDSSFSTEQMKLSKCHFACHRFLICLGDLARYGELCKKQDASKWSVAFTYYLEASRIWPASGNPHNQLALLATYVGDAFLALYHCTRSLAVKEPFPDAWNNLMLLFEENGSSHLSSLSSETHIDLLKPFEKVSLQAAPQSLTGSSNKSNLETNNIFSTAKTELWPLFVRLISFFLGRSSLEEFESTLSSSVEHLESLVLLDDEQLKAALESYKLMDSSRKGPYRALQLVSIFIFILHNLTESPQNEKLNENDKQQKSGLTQLALIATYICIARLLERCLKCNQLEKCLLLPAVLVFVEWLVGALDEVEKYAADDKVMSAMSYFFSALADLLNRFNIGEGETACDKSALWEDHELRGFEPMANAHASLDFTSTHWEWMATLDSKRSHRIFHAGMRIVNRSANNKQWIFCDKKGLKFFTFGSMELLGQGKTVGVSNLNVKVKEVDEQISRNVEVHEQDSLGETQPQRCQKSVPVSTEEEEVILFNPITRHNSAPLYKYITENDHMYREGLKEPALSADECLRRATSMFIGKNQPRSDRASFSPDATNVKYNKPLKESATYPAGPPSLSAWVFDRDKLDYEPEKGIKNFTKHELTPIQETAFESLTGLLHDRTRDSVAGPAHVSAAAQTLSPPTYVAPVPSAPLLPDDATWSRGNLPSFPEYKSALGSRETDGILGAPPVSGYSNGSAPHGPLDFSPVLPGLVHGYPPLLGMSSSEWLYHYRNNHKLDQTSTLFWPVHMNGPGPLSSFQTNDLSRFDLFSQWGNPLASTPTFYMESPQLHPGSSLVYSAGDPQKDSLLSYQRASPFVCGAVTDPRPEQQPLLHYLKEKEWQLHSPQFRGSAFMGN
- the LOC140035038 gene encoding uncharacterized protein, giving the protein MDTKASHREDLSSAQAVLMGALAPGVNGPTWNTLKIAFLMLGVSLVAMLGLAFSSSDSTLTLHVAVFVFLAGTLFFLLSSFLAQTGLVSVEHQMQEIGLAPKSFGDVKNDKSN